One window from the genome of Zymoseptoria tritici IPO323 chromosome 11, whole genome shotgun sequence encodes:
- a CDS encoding asparaginyl-tRNA synthetase: MRVWRSASCAIPTIEAACKRPLSTSRALRQHQINIADLLQRNVESESVKVNGWIRSVRKQKRVAFAAVGDGSTIDPLQAVLKPEQAADLSYGSAVRLTGSWQASMGGKQSHELQVTDVEILGTNDAENNPIQPKYQTPEYLRTIPHLRPRIPANALLLRLRSQVIATITRFFNDEGFVQTHTPIITSSDCEGAGEVFTVSSNAAKDSEQKSKPGDKTEVEHFFRTPKYLTVSAQLHLEALAHAVSKVWTLSPTFRAEKSDTPRHLSEFYMLEAEMCFVDDMSSVMDLVESMLRATAVELQSSKLGEELLRSRTVAIKDEPQSEEHLVNADTLQTRWNGMASLSWPRITYAQAISTLQEAASNGQHFTFSPTLQDGLQAEHERYLAQVVGEGKPVFVTDYPVAQKPFYMPPSSLSTNSAGTSDTAACFDLLVPDLCELVGGSMREYRADALQQAMQDKGVAGGGLEWYQDLRKFGSVPHGGFGLGFDRLLCYLSGTGSVRDVVAFPRWVGRCEC; this comes from the exons ATGAGAGTCTGGCGGTCCGCATCATGCGCCATCCCGACGATTGAGGCCGCGTGCAAGCGTCCCCTTTCAACCTCACGTGCCCTTCGACAACATCAAATCAACATCGCGGATTTGCTTCAAAGGAATGTCGAGTCGGAGTCGGTCAAGGTCAATGGCTGGATCCGGTCGGTGAGGAAGCAGAAGAGAGTCGCATTTGCCGCTGTGGGAGATGGCTCAACGATCGATCCGTTGCAGGCTGTATTGAAGCCGGAACAGGCGGCGGA TTTGTCGTACGGATCCGCTGTGCGGCTTACTGGATCATGGCAGGCCTCAATGGGAGGCAAGCAAAGCCACGAGCTGCAGGTCACCGATGTCGAGATTCTGGGTACCAACGATGCTGAGAACAATCCCATTCAACCAAAGTATCAGACTCCGGAGTATCTACGAACGATACCACATCTTCGACCTCGCATCCCAGCGAACGCACTGCTGTTGCGACTACGATCACAGGTCATCGCAACGATCACGCGATTCTTCAACGATGAAGGCTTCGTACAGACTCACACTCCGATCATCACATCATCAGACTGCGAGGGTGCTGGCGAAGTCTTCACTGTGTCGTCCAACGCAGCAAAAGACTCCGAGCAGAAGTCAAAGCCAGGTGACAAAACCGAAGTAGAGCACTTCTTCCGAACGCCCAAGTATCTCACCGTGTCTGCCCAGCTGCACCTCGAAGCTCTGGCCCACGCTGTCAGTAAAGTCTGGACTCTATCACCCACTTTTCGGGCAGAGAAGAGCGATACTCCCAGACACTTGAGCGAGTTCTACATGCTAGAAGCCGAGATGTGTTTCGTCGACGACATGTCATCCGTCATGGACCTGGTAGAAAGCATGCTGCGAGCTACAGCCGTCGAATTACAGTCCTCAAAACTTGGCGAGGAACTCCTCCGCTCAAGAACAGTAGCCATCAAAGACGAGCCACAGTCCGAAGAGCACCTCGTAAACGCCGACACCCTGCAGACCCGCTGGAATGGAATGGCGTCCCTCAGCTGGCCACGCATCACCTATGCACAAGCGATCTCAACCCTACAAGAAGCCGCATCAAACGGCCAACACTTCACTTTCTCTCCAACACTCCAAGATGGCCTCCAAGCCGAACACGAACGCTACCTCGCCCAAGTCGTCGGCGAAGGCAAACCCGTCTTCGTGACCGACTATCCCGTCGCTCAAAAACCATTCTACAtgcctccctcttccctctccACCAATAGCGCCGGCACGTCCGACACAGCTGCTTGCTTCGACCTGCTCGTTCCCGACCTGTGCGAATTGGTAGGAGGCTCAATGCGTGAGTATCGTGCAGACGCTCTACAGCAGGCGATGCAGGATAAAGGTGTGGCAGGAGGTGGGTTGGAGTGGTACCAGGATCTGAGGAAGTTTGGGAGCGTGCCGCATGGTGGGTTTGGGTTAGGGTTTGATCGGTTGTTGTGCTATCTTAGCGGGACGGGCAGTGTGAGGGATGTGGTGGCTTTCCCACGGTGGGTGGGGAGGTGTGAGTGTTGA